The following are from one region of the Silene latifolia isolate original U9 population chromosome 9, ASM4854445v1, whole genome shotgun sequence genome:
- the LOC141599953 gene encoding DNA-binding protein S1FA: MAANEVEAKGINPGLIVLLVIGGLVLTFLIGNYALYIYAQKNLPPKKKKPVSKKKIKRERMKQGVAPPGE, from the exons ATG GCTGCAAATGAGGTTGAGGCGAAAGGCATCAACCCAGGGCTCATTGTGCTGTTGGTTATCGGAGGACTTGTATTAACTTTTTTGATTGGGAATTATGCACTCTACATCTACGCCCAAAAGAATTTACCGCCAAAGAAAAAGAAACCTGTCTCAAAGAAGAAGATAAAAAGAGAGAGGATGAAGCAAGGTGTTGCACCACCCGGAGAGTAA